The genomic DNA TGACCACTGTGGGACCACACTATATATGTCTGCCCTGTTTGATAGCGAATCACTGATGACTATTCTTTGagcatggtctttcaaccagttgtgcacccatcttatagtaactTCATCTAGACCACACCTCCCCagcttgcttatgagaatgtcatgcaggactgtgtcaaaagccttactaaaatcaaaacaatcctgtctacagcttccccccatcTAATAGGCCAGTCCTCTGAAGAAGGAAATGAGGGtatttggcatgatttattcctAACAAATCCATATTGGCTATTCCCTATAACCTTATCatcaggtgcttacaaattgattgtttaataatttgttccaatatctttccactTATATAGAACAGTCAGGCTAACATTCATAAGGCCCCCTTGTTCCCCCTTTTAGAAGACAGGAACTGTGTTGggccttctccagtcctctggaacctcacccatccaccaggagttctcaaagataattgccaatagttctgagattgcttcaagctaattccttaagtaccttgggatgaatttcatcaggccctgctgacctgaatacatctaacttatctaaatagtctttaatcTTTCCTTCTCTATTTTGGTTTGTGTTCTTTCCTCTTATCGTTGACTGTCTGGTCACTATTCACCTTTTTAGTGAAGGCTGAaacaaaacaggcattaaacacctcagccttcttgatgtcatcagttattagctctcattccctgctaagtagagggcctataccagaggtgggcaaactatggcccgcgggacgctactgcccggcccctgagctcctggcccaggaggctacccccggcccctcccctgctgtcccccattccccgcagcctcagctcgctgcgctgccggcgcaatgctctgggcggcggggctgcaagctcttgctgggcagtgcagctgcagagccgcggcctggcccggtgctctgtgctgcacagtggcgtggctgcctgtcctggtgcccTGGGCAGCACGGTTGTAgcactgccagtgctccaggcggtgcagtaagggggcaggaagCATGGGATAGAGAGCAGAGGAGTTTGTgtggtggtcaggggtgtggataggggttgtgGCGGTCAGatggtggggaacaggggggttgaatgggggcaggggtcccggtgGGGCAGTcaagaatgagaggaggggttggatagggtggcggggggcagtcaggggacagggagcggtggatggggcaggagtccggggggggggctgccaggaggtgagaagcggggggggggagggtcagagagggggcaggggccaggccacacctggctgtctggggaggcacagcctcccctaactggcctccacacaatttcggaaacccgatatggccctcagaccaaaaagttttcCCGCCCCTGGCCTATACTTTCCTTCATCATTCTCTTGCTCTTAATGTATTAccttttcttattgccttttatgtcccttgctaggtctAACTCATTTTGTccttacatgcttgtgctattcttttatacacctccttagcaatttgtcagTGTTTCCAccttttgtaggattcctttttgattttcaggtcattaaggCACTCCTGATGGagtcatattggcctcttactattcttcttaTCTTTTCTTCACACACGTGTGGTTTTGAGTTGtgcacttgtcataaatataaagggaagggtaaacccctttgaaatccctcctggccaggggaaagctcctctcacctgtaaagggttaagaagctaaaggtaacctcgctggcacctgaccaaaatgaccaatgaggagacaagatactttcaaaagctgggaggagggagagaaacaaaggggtgtgtctgtctatatgctggtttctgccggggatagaccaggaatggagtcttagaacttttagtaagtaatctagctaggtatgtgttagattatgatttctttaaatggctgagaaaagaattgtgctgaatagaataactatttctgtctgtgtatcttttttgtaacttaaggttttgcctagaggggttctctatgtttttgaatctaattaccctgtaagatatccaccatcctgattttacaggggggatttctttatttctatttacttctatttttattaaaagtcttcttgtaagaaaactgaatgctttttcattgttctcagatccaagggtttgggtctgtggtcacctatgcaaattggtgaggctttttatccaacatttcccaggaaagggggggtgcaagtgttgggaggattgttcattgttcttaagatccaagggtctgggtctgtagtcacctaggcaaattggtgaggctttttaccaaaccttgtccaggaagtggggtgcaaggttttgggaagtattttggggggaaggacgcgtccaaacagctcttccccagtaaccagtattagtttggtggtggtagcggccagtccaaggacaacgggtggaatactttgtaccttggggaagttttgacctaagctggtaaagataagcttaggaggtttttcatgcaggtccccacatctgtaccctagagttcagagtgggggaggaaccttgacagcacttAATAGCATGTCCCTGAGagactgccagctctcctgaactgctttagatttgcttcccataggatcttacctaccagttctctgagtttgttaaagtctggttttttgaagtccattgtccttatacTGCTGCTCTTGCTCATTCCTTCTGTTAGAATCATTAAATCTgtaatttcatgatcactttcacccaaattgccttccactttcagattcacaaccaatttcTCCCTGTTCTTACAACTGTAGATTACTCTTCTGTTTCTAAATGCAACGTGTATAATACAAGTTGAATGTGCCTCATGGCAATGCCAGTATTTGACATGTTCCTGAAACCACCATTCACATTCACCCACTTTCATATATTTACTGCCCAACACCCCTTTTTTTAAGTGGAGTGAAGGGTTATTACATAACTTAGGTTCTGCAGAACAACTTTATAGACCATTTCCATCAACAGGCTTAACAATTAGCAGAGCAATTGAATGTTAATGCACTAAGTTTCCTAGAGCAATTTATCAACTTTCATAAATAAATTAATCCCACATTAACACTCTAGCTCCCATTATGGGCTGGTCTTTTTTTTCCCATGAAGCTGCTAATGGAAATTGCACTTTTGCTAAATGTTTTGACACAGGGGAATGACAAAAATGAACCACTCTCTCTTACAAATACCTCTGACAAAGAGTAagattttccttttaaagaaaaaaggcaattttttcTAGTTTCTAATGATGTGTTCTGTGTTTTCAGACTCTCAAATCCCCTCACAATCAATAGTGTTTAATACATGGAGATTCTCCCAAGATGCCATAGGATCAAGCACCATAAATACAATTGTgtcttccactgaaataaataccATGATGCAGAACGCCCCCCACATCactgtttctcaaccttttcaggtCGGTGAGTCCTTATTCCAAGAGAAATTTTCACAATACCTTTACATTTACTATGAAAAAGAAAGTAAATAGTGTAACAACATTAAACCTACATAATTTGCATGTGTTCCAAAAGATTGACAAATGCTTGCTATGGAAGTGTGTGCAGGGAGAGAGATTTTCTTTTGCTTTAGAATGCAAGAAAATTTTCAATGTCTCACAACCCCCTTGATTGCCTTTTGTGACCCAtcagttgagaaacactgctttagatTTATGGAGTGTCAGTCTATGACCAAGAATAATCAATATGCTGTAAAAGCTTAAGTGAAGCATGTTTCATTTCTATCTCATAGTATGTTATATGAAATAAAGAGCTTTTAACTGGGGAAAAAGCATCCACATTGTCCCTGTCCAGAAAGCTGGTTACATCTTTAAGGTCTTCTAGCCAAGACCAGAGGCAAATGGGTCCATTAAAAGAAGCCCTACAACAACACAGAAATTGTACTTCGAGAGAGAGTATTTTAATCCCATGAACGGATACAATAGGAACGTATTTACCAACACATTCTTCTTACTAAGTATGTGTACTGCTAAACCTCAGTCTCTAATGAGATCCTGAATCCTAGCTTTGATATCCACAAATAGATGTAGCGCCCACTAATTTGTTGCGATATGGAATGACAGTTCAGTTTTTTTCAAAAACCATTTGGCTGATACTGTCCTGAATTACTTTCAATTCTATAAATAAATTCATTTgtttctattcctttcctaaatTCAAAAACTCTCAAGCTACTCCCATTCAGTACCGTAGGACCTGAAAGAGATGGATAGGGTGAGGAAGTTAAATACACATCAGCTCAGAACATGCAATGTGCGTATTTCTCAGAATAGCACGTTACAAAGAGACTTGTGACTACTACGAGCTCATCTGTAGAAGCTGTATAGCACTTCGAAGCTATAAAGTATTGACTAATCCTGCCAACTCCCTTATGATATATGTATTctctattttacagctgggaacaCTTACGCTGATAAAaatccactagaccacattgGCTCACTctgaaaaataatgtaatttaaaataaactggCTAGTTTCTACTAAGGTACACGGATAGCATATCTGGGCTGGGCAAGTTCTTATCAAGATTATTGTCATGATGCCATTTCTGACTTTCAGTACAAGAAAGAATTACATGATAAAGTGCAACAGTTCTCTTTGGGGACTAACTATTGGACAGAATATTTAGTTTCAAATTGCTGGATTCTATACTGGAGGTCACATAAAATGGCATGTAATCACAAAATGTATGCATGTTATTTCTGATAAGTACAAGACAGAAAACTTACCATTAGAAGGAAGAGCAACAGCTTAATCATCTTTCTTAAACTTGCCATTAATGTAGGGAACATAGTCAAGGATCAGTCTCCAGTCTGTCGCCCACACCAATCCCACAGCGCCTACGGTGCCCCATGTGGTCAATGTGGGGGTCCTGTAGAACACAGACACACAACCATGCCTCTTCTACATATCTAAATGTTTGTCAGCTACTTTAGCAATAAACACCTGCCAAGACTGTTTACTCAAGAAGAAATCTTAGCTGCGACCTTGAAGAGAAAGTCACACAGTTAGGCCCAAGTCTACCTGCATCTTGGCAAGGAGACTAGAtaacccttgtggtcccttctaaccctatgattctcaCTCAGGGTTAAGCTTAACCTGATACTAGAAAATTACAAATAGTGCCCTTATCTGTGGCATTTCTGCTTTTTTCACTATTTACAATCCACTCAGCTTGGTTTATTTCTGCTGGTCCATGCTtatctgtatgcagtgttgttgtagccctgtcgGTCCCAGGATGTTGGACAGCCGAGGttttctttctcaccaacagaacttggtccaataaaagatattacctcatccaccttgtcatGTTTATTTGTAGCCAGTTTCAGTTTCTGGTTCTCTtggttctcatgcactagcaCATCACTGCAGGGTTTGGGCTGGAAACACTGTACAGGAATATCTAAATCCCTGCATCTCGCTAGAGATGATCAAGCCAGAAAATGGCCTGGCCCAAATTATATTTCAACGTGGTCAgacattcatagattctaaggctagaTGATACTaccgtgatcatctagtctaacctcctgcgtaacacagaacttcctcaaaataatttctgtttgaaatgtGTTGCATCTTAGGCAGAGAGAAAGCTAGAGTTAGGAAACTATGTTTTAGCCTATTTAACACACAGTTTGGCTCACTAAATGTAAGCTGAGTAGCATATTTAGAACTGGAGTCAGGACTTATATTAGCCGAACTAAAGGGAGTTGTTTCACAGTAGGACACTGACAATAGCAAAGTTGCCTGTAATTTTCCCCTCACTTCAAATTAGTAGCTCTGACCACACTCTAGAATAGggatgggccagatccggcccatctAACATTTCTGTCCAGCCCGCCAGGTTCTTTGGCTGCCCCCTCATGATTtctgggccgctaaaagtcccCTGGTGCAGCAGGGTGCTCAGGCAGGCTGGCTGCCTGCcgtggccccacactgctcctggaagtggcaggctgctgctggcatgtctctgcgcgcCCCTcgcggggaggagggggcagctccgcgcgcactgcccccacccccagcgccagAAACCAGTGGGGGCAGTGCTTGTGGGCGCaagcagcacatggagacctgctgcccccctcccaccaagAGGCAGGCAGAGACGTGCCAGCtgcagccgcttctgggagccgcgtggggccatggcaggcggatagcctgcctgagccccgccgTGCCGCCGGCTGGGAGCTGCCCGTGGCAAGCACCTCCCGGCCAGAGCCCAgacctcacaccccctcctgcaccccaaccccctgccccaggtcagaccccccctcctgcacccaaacactctcccagcccctgcaccccttTCCATTAACACAGTAGCAACGTGCGGCCTGTGACAACTTACCAAAATTCACGGAGCGGCGCCCCTGTGACTattattgcccccccccccttctagGAGCTGAACTAAAGAAAAACAGCGCCAGGCGTACCGAGGGCTTCACCTTAGCCGACTACACGCTCTGCCCACCAACCCTCGTGGCCGGCTCCCAGGGTAATTACGCTACCGGACTTCCGAGCGCCTTCCTGTCAGCTCTCGACGGCGCTGCAGGCCAGGTCGGGTTTTTTAAGCATCTCAAACggagacccgccccccccctcgTATCCCCCCCGCTCCCGAGGTCACTGCCCCGCTGCCAGGCGGGGGCTCCCCCGCCACCTGCTCCCCCAGAGGGAGGGGCGGGGAAAGACCCCGGGGAGGGGGGCCCCCCCGCGCGCCTCACCAGTTCCGGAGCAGCTGGGCGTAGCGGGGCCCCATGAGCCTGCTCAGcatcctgctcccagcccagcctcGGCCGCCGGCCTCAAAGTCACCCCGTCTGCGCATGCGCCCGCGACGCGACGCGACGCGGCGCCCCGCAGGCCCCGCCCTGCGCCGGAGAGCCGTGAAGGAccccggcggggcggggcagggccggCCGTGACGCCGCCTGAGCAGAAATATGAATGAGCCATCTAAATGATTAATTATTAGGATGGCAAATGCCAGTCACCCTCGAGCTCCCCTTTATCCTCCCATCCCCCTTAACCGAACAACGGCCACGTCTCCCCGGCCCCCCTTTTACCATCTACTTCCCCCACAACCACCAATTCAGGaggctccttccccctcctgaccgccccccccccgctactAAACGAGCCCCTGTCCCCGGATCGCCCACCTCCCCAATAGccaccctgccagcagcccccaGTTCACCCAGCCGGAGCTCTCCTattccccaaaatcatgagattggcttaaagaATCACAAGATTTGCACAAATCCTAAATCTGGGCCTATAAAATTCCCTTCTAGGGTTTGGCAGCAGCAGAGGCCACTTTTCCCAACTTTTCTCTGCCATCACAAGGGCCGGAAActtaccaaaaaaaagaaaagaaacgggAGATTCTCACAGAATCCCAtgactccaggggctggggctttgaGACAAACACCAGCTGGCAGCACCGTAACTGAGCTCATGGTGCTCCCCATTATCCATCACCCCATGACTCATACCTCCAGCCCGTGTCCTCTCTCCCCAGTTCATGCCCTTCTGGCATTCAGTATTGCCAACTGTACAGATCTTTTTGCAACCAGTGGGTTTGGGCGGGCAGGGCTGCAGCCCAGTCTCCTGCCAGTGCAAGAAGCTCCAGCCTGCTAGCGAATTTGAGCCCTTGAATTGGCTGCCTGCTCCCATTCCCTGCCTCCTGGGGCAGAAAAATCAATCAGAGCTTCTGCAGAAAGCAGGTGGAGGTCTTTCCTCCTTCCCACTCAGGAGCCCACACCCTTCTCATGGGGACGGGAGAGGGTAGCTGAGCTGCACAGGTCCCCTCCCTCCTGTGAGTAAAGGGGTCAGGATGGTTTCTCTGCTCCTCCATGCCATTCAGCGCGTGGACTGGAAAGGGGCCAAAAAGAGTGAAAAGACCCTCAAGCTGCTCCCCACCAGCCTGGAAGGGGAAGAAGGGATGCCACTGGAGCCCCGCAGGCCTGGGAGAGCAGAATGTGAGGAATCCCAGGAGGAACAGAGTTGAGGCTGGGGGATGAACTGATGTGGGACTCTTGGTGGAATTTGGGGGTAGGGGGTGAACAGGGTTGACTTGAAGATTGAGGACAGAATTAATTactgggcagatgtgggggtgagagctcctgcagcaagGGCCAAAATCACCCACCCCATATATTTGCCAGAGTGGGAAGCACTGATTGTCCCACACACTGGGGATAGGCAGGAGGAGTTCAACAACCAAAAGCCAGGCTAAAAAGCACAatatagtctttttttaaaaaaatcttaagatATTTGGGGTTTGGCTCATGAGTTTTGATCTTTTGAGGTTGACTGTACCGTCTCCAAGTAACCAGACTGCGGCCACCTCCCACGTTGCATCAGTTGATCGGACCTGCCCACCCCAATAACCTTGGGCCCATCAGAATCACGTCCAACATCACTGTCTCTGATTAGCTGAATCCCTATTCTTGTTAACTaaaccctcctccccaaactgatGTCATCTCCCTTCACATGGGGTCAAAGTCACTTTCCTGATCTCTACCCTGATTTTCCGAACCTATTGCCTATGCCCTCTTCTCTGAACGACAGTCacatctcctccccctcccttcctacTGCCATGGCTACACCCTGTTAGCCCTGTTCCCCCTCGAGTACCACCCTCGGGACTTGCTGTATGAAAATTCTCTTGTGGCCACATCCCATCCCAGGCAAATCCCTTTCTCTGGTTAGCTCATCTAATTAGGCAGACATAATTTAACCAAATCTCCCTATTTTTGgagggaagaaaattggcagcatgtgacctccagaagaagaaagtggAGAACCCATGTACCCTGAATGCAGATAGAGATAAGAAACTGTTTTCAGgctctctccacaggtactacagcggagaatggtttggaagagtcatctgagggaagggatcagaaggagaccccattgaCCAGAAGGTaggggatgcattgtcctagggatgggggttccacaaccatcACTCCCAAGAGGAGGGGACTCTCTCTTAAGGGGAacggagtcatccatctgccatcTAGACCGGGAAactcgagaagtgtgctgcttgcctggaggtAGATTTCAGGATGTGAGGGAGTGTCTGCCGCGACTGGTCAAGCCCTCGGACtcctaccccttcctacttctccacatgggcaccaatgatgcTATCAAGAATGACCCTGAGCGGGTCACGGCAGACTatgtgcctctgggaagaaggataaaggagtttgaggcgcaagtcatgttctcgtccatcctccctgttgaaggaaaaggcccatgttgggaccatcgaattgtggaggtaaatgcttAGTtgcgcaggtggtgtcggagagagggctttggattcttcgaccatgggatgttgttccagaaaggattgctaggaagagatgggatccacctaacgaagagaggaaagagcatctttgtaggcaggcttgctaacctagtgaggggggctttaaactaggtttgctgGGGGATGGAGAtctaagcccagaggtaagtgggataccaggaggaaacacaaggagaagGGTGCaatggggcgggggaggtgggTTCCTGATTCATACagagaaagtagggcaattggctagttatcttaggtgcctgtacatgaacgcaagaaacctgggaaacaagcaggaagaattggaagtcctggcatagtcaaggaactatgatgtgactggactaacagagacttggtggggtaactcacatgaatggagcactgtcatggatgggtataagcTGATCAGGAAGAACAAGTacaggaggaaaggtggaggagttgcactgtatgtaagagaacagtatgactgctcagagctccagtatgaaattGGAGAAGAGCccgttgagagtctttgggttaagtttagagacGAGAGcagcaagggtgatgtcgtggtgggcatttgctatagaccaccagaccatgAGGATGAGGTCGATGAgactttctttggacaactaacagaagtttccagatcacaggccctggttctcatgggggacttcagtcaccctgacatctgctgggagagaaatacagcagcgcgcagacaatccaggaagtttttggagagtgttggggacaacttcctggtacgagtgctggaggaaccaaaaaggggccgtgctcctcttgacctgctgctcacaaactgggaagaattggtaggggaagtagaagtgggtggcgcTCTGAGCAGCAATGACCAttagatggtcgagttcaggatcctgacacagggaagaaaggagaccagcagaatacggaccctggacttcagaaaagcagactttgactccctcagggaactgatgggcaggatcccctgggaggctaatatgagagggaaaggagtccaggagagctggctgtattttaaagaagtcttattcagggcgcaggaacaaactatcctgatgtgcagaaagaatagcaaatatggcaggagacccGCTTGGCTtaagagaaatcttcggtgagcttaaacacaaaaaggaagcttacaagaagtggaaacttggacagctGACTAGAGAGAAGTATAAAAAtcttgctcgagcatgcaggggtgtaatcaggaaggccaaagcacaattagagttgcagctagcgagggatgtgaagggtaaccagaagggtttctacaggtatgtaagcaacaaggtggtggtcagggaaagtgtgggacccttactgaatgagggaggcaacctagtgacagaggatgtggaaaaagctaatgtactcaatgctttttttgcctctgtcttcacgaacaaggtcagctcccagactgctaaaCTGGGTAGCACAGTATGGAGAGGAGGCGAGCAGCCCTCAggggtgaaagaacaggttaaggtaggggtgggtaaactttttggcctgagggccatgtcagagaatagaaattgtatggcgggccatgaatgctcacaaaattggggttggggtgagagctctggttgggggtatgggttctggggtggggctaggatGAGGactttggggtgtaggagggtgctctgggctgggatcgaggggttcggagggctagggcaggggtgcgggaaggggtgcaggttctggctgggagtgtgggctctggggtggggctggggatgagaggtttggagtgcaggagggtgctccgtgCTGGGATCGAgaggtttggagagtgggagggagatcaggatgggggcaggtggttggagcgtggggagaggctcaggggttcaggctccgaGCGGCACTTACCTGGAAACAGCgtcatgtcccttctccagctcctatgcatggTGCGGTCactgccctggctggagcactggagcaggACCGTGCCACTTGGTGGGGCCCCCGGCTGGAGTGGGGCCGAGCCGTGTGGTGTGGCCCCTGACCCGGCGCTCTGGGTGGAGTGGGGCCAAGCCGTATTGTGTGGCCCCCAACCCAGCGCCCTGGGTAGAGCACTGGAGTAGGGCCGAGCCGTGTGATACAGCCCCCGACCCAGTGCCCCTGGagcgccctccgaacccctcgggcGCTCGCAGGCCGGCTTAAAACGGCtcggcccacaggccatagtttgcccacctctgggttaaggactatttagaaatgctggacatgcacaa from Lepidochelys kempii isolate rLepKem1 chromosome 25, rLepKem1.hap2, whole genome shotgun sequence includes the following:
- the UQCR11 gene encoding cytochrome b-c1 complex subunit 10 is translated as MRRRGDFEAGGRGWAGSRMLSRLMGPRYAQLLRNWTPTLTTWGTVGAVGLVWATDWRLILDYVPYINGKFKKDD